DNA sequence from the Streptomyces cinnabarinus genome:
AGGTCGGCGATCCGGTGTCGTTGATGACGCACTCGTACTGCCCGTTGCCACTCAGCGACACCACCAGCAGCCCGTGGAACTTCACTCCGGGCCGGTTCGGGGCGGCGAAGCCGTGGTGCTGCACGATGCTCGGGTTGACGTTGTAGTAGCAGTAACTGCCCATGCCCCAGCCCTCGTGGGTGGTGACCCGGTCGCCGACCTTGTACGCCGCGTAGCCCTTGACCGAGCCGTTCTGGATCGCGGCCTGGTCGGGGGCGTCGTAGGCCTTCTCGTTCTGGAAGAAGATCGTGCGGCCGCGTTCGCCGTTCCACTGGACGTCGTACTTGTTGAAGTGCTCAACGAACAGGCCGGTCGCCAGGACGTCGGCGCCGTTGACGACCACGCCGTAGTCGCAGCGGTTGGTCTCCCAGCCCACTCCGTCGCCGTGGTCGGCGCGCCAGACCCAGGTGTGGTCGATGATGGTGTGCCGGGCGTTGACGACCATGCTGGTGGTGGCTTTGCCGGGGCCCGCGCCGCCGATCCGGATGAAGACGTCCTGGACGGTGATGGGGTCGGCCGAGTGGTTGCGGGCGGCGCCGTTCGGGCCGATCTCCAGCAGGACGGGCGAGTTGACCGGCCCGGCGTCGATCAGGAAACCGGCCAGCCGTACGCCGTCGACGTCGGCGACCTTCAGGGCGGTGACGCCGTTGTCGGGGATCAGGGTGGCATAGCCGAGGCCCAGGACGACCGTGCCCGCGCGCTTGATCCGCACCGGCTGGTCGACGTGGTAGATGCCCGGGGTGAGCAGCAGATGGAGACCCTGGTCGAGCGCCTGGTTGAGCGTGGCCGCGGAGTCGCCGGGCTTGGCGACGTAGAACCGCTCCAGCGGCAGCGAGGTGCCGCGCGGAGTGCCGTTGCCCCAGGTCACACCGTGCGCGTCGGTGCGCAGCGCGGGCAGGAAGACCCGGTACTTGTCGCCGTCGAGATACAGGAAGGGCTTCTCGCGGGAGCGGGGAGTGGTGTCGAGCGTGGTGTACGGCGGATTCGGGAAGCTCTGTGCGGGGGCGCCCTCGACGCCGGAGAACACCATGTTCCACACCGCGTTGGTCCAGCCGCCGACCGAGCTGTCCCGGGTGTACCACTGCTGCTGCGAGTACGGGCCGACGGTCCCGTCGATCCGGCTGTCGGCGATGTAGCCGCCGCTCGCCCAACCGTAGCCGGACGGCGCCAGGTTGAGGCCCCCGCGGACATGCATCCGGCGGAACGGCGCGGCCTGCGCGACCGCCCAGCGGTTGGTGCCGCTGACCGGGACGACGGCGAGGTTCTCCGCCGAACGCCAGAAGTTCTGGGTGGCGTTGCCGTCGAACCAGCCGGCGTCGACCGTGATGTCGCCGTTGATGGTGGTGTCGTCGGGGGAGAGCCCGAGCCCGGAGATGGAGGTGTAGAAGCCGATCTGGGCGTTGAGGCCGTTGTACGTGCCCGGCTTGAACAGCAGTTGGTAGCGGCCGGTGCCGAACTGCGCCGACTCCTGCTGGGCGAACACCTCGTCGAGCCTGGCCTGGATGCCGGGTGCGGCCGGGTCGAAGACGATCACGTTGGCGCCGAGATCGCCGCCGCCCTTGAGCTTGCGCGGCTCGGCGCGGTCCGGCGCGGCGGCTGCCGTACCGGACAGCGAGGCCAGCACGGGGGCCGCCGCTGCCGCGCCGAGGACGGCGCGTCGCCGCAGGCCGGAGGGCTCGGACGCGGGGGAGTTCGGGGGAGTCGAAGGCATGAAGCGGCTCTCTTCCTTCTTCAGCAGGGGTTCAACAGGTGGGGGGCGACAAGGCCGTTGAGCCTCGGGTGTCGCGGTCCCCCGTAGCCTCCGGGCGGTGACACATCATGCGCAACACCTTGACGCGGGCTTCCCTTGAGTTTTAAATCACAACCTAAATTAAGTCCTGAGACTTTACGGGGAACCGGCGCCCCACCCTCCCTGCTCAAGGAGAGCCGCATGCCCACCCGTACCCCACGCATCCTTCTGACCGCTCTCGGCACGGCCGCGGTGCTGACCATGGGCACCGCCCAGGCCACCCCCGCCCCTCGGCAACTCGCGGCCGCGGCGGCCTGGGACACCGACCGCGCCGCGGCCGCGTACGCCGCGAACCCGGCCGCCGTCACCGCCTCCGGCAGCGAGAACGCGGGTGTGGCCGCCGGCTTCGCCTTCGACGGCAACGGCACGTCGCGCTGGTCGAGCAACTTCGCCGACGACGCCTGGATCCGCCTCGACCTCGGCCGGAACATCCGCATCGACCGCGTCGTCCTCGACTGGGAAGCCGCCTACGGCAAGCGCTACGTCCTGGAGGTCTCCAAGAACGGCACGGACTGGACGCCCTTCTACACGGAGACCGCCGGCACCGGAGGCTCGGTCACCGCCCACACCTACCCCCAAGAGGTCACCGGCCGCTACGTCCGCATGCGCGGCGTGGAACGCGCCACCCCCTGGGGCTACTCCCTGTACTCCTTCAAGGTCTACGGCGGCGAACCGGCCCCCGCCTCGACCACCCGCGCCAACCTGGCCCTGAACCACCCCGCCTACTCGAACCTCTACCAACACGCGGGCAACTCCCCGGCGTTCGTCACCGACGGCGGCTGGCCGGCCGATCTGAAGGCGGACCAGACCCGCTGGTCCAGCGACTGGAACGCGGACCGCTGGGTCTCCGTCGACCTCGGCGCCCGCTCCACGATCGACACCGTCGACCTTTACTGGGAGGCCGCGTTCGCCGTCGACTACGAACTCCAGGTCTCCGACGACAACCGCACCTGGCGCACGGTGTACCGCCCCTCGGCGGCGGAGGTCGCCTCTCGCCGCGCCAACGTGAAGTCCCCGGGCGAGGCGGTGGGCCTGCACGACTCGGTCCGCCTGCCGCAGCCGGCCACCGGCCGCTACGTCCGCATGCTCGGCAAGGAACGCCGCTCCTTCTACAACCCGGCCCCGGCGACCGCCCAATTCGGCTACTCGCTCTACGAGTTCCAGGTCTGGGGCACGGGCGGCAGCGCGGACGCGGCCTACCCGGCGCTCCCGGCGGACCAGTCCGGCGCCTACCGCACCACCTTCTTCGACGACTTCACCAGTGCCGCCCTCGACCGCTCCAAGTGGCGCGTGGTGCGCACCGGCACCGAGATGGGCTCGGTCAACGGCGAGTCCCAGGCGTACGTCGACTCCACCGACAACATCCGCCAGCAGGGCGGCAATCTGATCCTGGAGGCCAAGCACTGCAAGGGCTGCACCAAGGCGGGCGGCGGCACCTACGACTTCACCTCCGGCCGCATCGACACCAACACCAAGTTCGATTTCACCTACGGCCGGGTCAGCGCGCGTATGAAGCTCCCGGTGGGTGACGGCTTCTGGCCCGCGTTCTGGCTGCTCGGCAGCAACGTCGACGATCCGACGGTGTCCTGGCCGGCCTCCGGCGAGACCGACATCATGGAGAACGTCGGTTACGCCGACTGGACCAGCACCGCCCTGCACGGCCCCGGCTACTCCGCCGACGGCAACATCGGCGCCCGCCAGACCTACCCGAACGGCGGCCGTGCCGACCAGTGGCACACCTACGCGGTGGAGTGGACCCCGGTCGGCATGCGGTTCTACGTCGACGACCGGCTGGTCCAGGAGACCTCCCGCAACAAGCTGGAGTCGACGCGGGGGCAGTGGGTCTTCGACCACAACCAGTACGTGATCCTCAACCTCGCCCTGGGCGGCGCCTATCCGGCCGGCTGGAACAAGGTCACGACCCCGTACTGGGGCCTGCCGCAGTCCAGCGTGGACCGCGTCGCGGCCGGGGGAGTGCGGGCCGAGGTGGACTGGGTGCGGGTGGAGCAGAAGGGCTGAACATCCCGGGTGCGCAGGCCGGACCCGGCGAGTCCGGCCTGCGCACGCCTTCGTTACACGGTTGCGCAGCCCAGCAGCTCCGCCACCGCGTCGCACGTCGCCGGATACGCGGTCAGCAGCGCCACGCCCGACGGGGCCGCCGGTGCCCCGGCCTCCTCCCACCCGGCGTCGCAGCCGAGCAGTTCCGCCACCGCGTCGCAGGTCGCCGGGTGCGCGGAGAGCAGCGCGGCGCCACGGCGGACGTCGGACCGTGCCCGGGTCGCGGTGAACGGGTCGGCCTGCGGGGCCTTCCAGGGCGGCACCCAGCTGTCCAGCGCCGCGAGCCGCGCCGGGAAGACCCGCCCCGCCTCGCGGATCAGCAGCGGTGCCAGGTCCGCCGCGCCGTTCCTCAGGGTGGTGATCAGCAGCGGCAGCCACGGCAGCAGCACCGTGTCCGGCAGCCGCCCGAAGGCGTTCGACACCGCCTCCACGACCACGTCCGCGAGCCCCGGCACCGGACCCAGCGCGTGCACGAACCCGTTCAGATAGCGCGGGTACGCGGACACCACCAGCGGGTTGTCCAGCAACTCGTCGCACCGCTCGCGCAGTTCGGCCCGGGACAGCGTGCCGAGCTGCACCCGCGCCGCCCAGAGCAGGGCCGTCTTCGCCGGATCCTCGGGATGCGACTGGGCGACCGCGAGCTCCAGCTGGGTCCGGTCGCAGCCCAGCGACAGCGCCAGGCTCTCCATGGAGAACAGGAAGCCGAGCATGGCCGCGACCTGCCCCACCGTCGCGTCCTCGTCCCGGAACGCCGTCGGCAGCAAGGTGCAGTAGTGGGCGTAGCCGGTCTTGACGAACGACTCGATCCAGCCCGGCAGCACCGGCTCGCTGGTGCGGTAGTACGCCAGCAGCGCACGCACCCGGCGCAGCACCTCCGGCGCGCCGTCCACGCTGCGCTCGGCGGAGAGCACCTTCAGCGCATGGGAGCCGAGTTCGTCGGCGACCCGGCGGCCGCCCAGGTACAGCAGCGCGTCCTCGACCGCGGCCAGCACCGTCGCCGTCGTCGCCCGAGGGTCGTAGGCGTCGCGCCGCAGCCGCTGCTCCAGGACCTGTTCGAGGCTGACGCCCTCGTAGCCGAGCTCGATCAGCGCCCGCTGGTGGGTGCCGAGCGCCAGGTCCCAGGACTCCTGGATCGACCGCTCACCGAGCCGCCGCTCACCCATGATCGGCCGCGCGGCGCCGTGCGGCAGCAGCCGCCGCAGCATCCACAGCACATCGGAGCAGGCCCGCAGCTCCGGCCGGGCCGACAGGTCCAGCAACGCCCGGCGTACTCCCCGCTGTTCGAGCTTGAGCTCCAGCGGCGCCAGCCGGTCGTACACATCGCGGGCCAGCGGCGGCAGCGAGTCGTAGCCGACCTGGCCGATCCGGTCGCCGCCCATCATGATCTCGACCAGCCGCCGCACGTCCCGCCGCCCCGGCACCCGGTCCTTCTCGATGCAGGTGACGGCCGCGTCCTGGAAGTCGTACGGCGTGGGCTTGGCCCGGTCGCGCACCCCGGCCAGCAGGATCGACGTCTCGAACACGGCGATGGCGTCGGCGGTGGAGGCGAGATAGCCGTTGCGCCGGGCCGCCCGCACGATCTCCACCGACCAGCCGAGCAGTTCGGCCTCGTCCAGCGTGTCGAGCACCGGTGGCCGGCGCAGGAAGCCGGACAGCCGGTCCACGTCGGCCGGGGACTCCGGCACCGGGAGGGCGGCTGTCTTCCTCGCCGTGGACTTCTTCTTCCCGGCCTGGCCCTCCAGCACGTACGGCCTGACCCGGGTCCGCTTCAGGCCCTTCGTCCATTCCGTCGCCGCGATCGACACCGAGCCCGCGGCCAGGCCGAACTGCGCCTCGATGGCCGTGTGGCTGGACGGGATCAGCCCGTACTGCCACTTGGTGGCGGTACGCGGGGAGATCGTGAAGGTGTCCGCGCTGCCGTGCACGCCGAACTCCTCGACGCGGCTGGCCGCGTGGAAGGCCCCGCACACGTACAGGCCGTCCTCCGGGGCGGTGCCGCTCGCCGCGAGATGCTCGCGCATCCGGGTCCACATGTACCGCTCGCGGTCCTCGTCCACCCGGACCCGGGACCCGTCGCCCGGGGCCAGCCGCCGGAACAGGCTGCCGATGAGGAACATGACCTGGCGGTAGGTGCCGTGATCGCTGTCGCCGAGCGGGACCTCGACGTACTGGTGCCACCACTCCGACCAGTGCCGCACCTTGCCGTGGCGGAGCAGATGCTCCTCCAACTCCGCGAAGCGGGGCCGCAGATCGCCGATCTCGACGCCGACCGCCTCGCCGTGCAGCGCGGCCTCCGCCTCAGGTGCCGCAGCCTCGTCCGCCGCCTCCGCGCCCTCGGCATCAAGGGTTCGCTCGTCGCGGGTGTCCCACTGGAACACATGGTCCGAGGACCGGTCGACCAGGACCAGTTCGACGCCCGGGGTGTCCAGGGCGTAGGCGATGGCCTGGTACTCGGCGGACGCCTCGGTGATCGGCGCGACGACCGACAGCGGCGCCCACTCGGCGGGGAAACCGTCGGCCTCGCCCGCGAACGCCTGCACGGCCACCGGGAGTCGGCAGTTGCGCAGCTCGGTCAGCAGCGGCGCCATGTCCTCGCACAGCTCCAGATACACCACCTTGGGCTGCTTCTCGCGCAGCCGGCGGGCCATGGCGAGCGCCGAGGCCGGGGAGTGGTGGCAGACCGGGAAGATCTCCAGCGGCTCGCGCACCGCCCGGTCGACGTCGTCGACCATGCCGAGGAGGATGCCCTCCAGGGCGTCGGGGCCGCCCGCGAACGTGGCCGCGGCCTCCTGGAGTTGGCCGCGGAGCCCGGTGAAGGACGTGCTCTCCTGAGGGCCGCTCATGACAGGGTGGCGATCGCGTCGCGGCCGCCCTCCAGGAACTCGGGCCAGGAGCCGCCCTGTTCCTTGCTGCGCGGCTCGACCACGCCGTGCAGATACTTGTTGAGGATGGCCAGGTCCTCGGGCTCGCGCCGGGTGAGCGAGCCGACCAGCGAGGAGGCGAGGGTACGGGCGGTCAGGGCGCGCTCGCCGAAGAAGTTGCTGTGCAGGACGGCGTCCTCCAGGACACCGATCTGCTCGGCCGTCGACAGCGCCGACTCCAGCTTCTCGTCGTCGCTGCCCGCCGCCGCGGCCGAGGCGCGCAGATCGGCGAAGCTCTGGAGCAGCACGTCGAGCAGGGTCGGCGGCACGTCCAGCTCGATCGAGTGGCGGCGCAGCAGCTCCTCGGTGCGGAAGCGGACGATCTCCGCCTCGGCCTTCTTGTTCGTCACCACCGGGATGCGGACGAAGTTGAAGCGCCGCTTCAGCGCGGACGACAGGTCGTTGACGCCCCGGTCGCGGCTGTTGGCCGTGGCGATGATGGAGAACCCGGGCTTGGCGAAGACGATGTTGTCGTCACCGGAGCCGCTCTCCAGCTCGGGCACCGAGATGTACTTCTCGGAGAGGATCGAGATCAGCGCGTCCTGGACGTCACTCGTGGACCGGGTCAGCTCCTCGAAGCGGCCGATGGCGCCGCCCTCCATCGCCGTCATGATCGGCGAGGGGATCATCGACTCCCGGGACTGACCCTTGGCGATCACCATGGACACGTTCCAGGAGTACTTGATGTGGTCCTCGGTGGTGCCGGCCGTGCCCTGCACCACCAGCGTGGAGTTGCGGGAGATCGCGGCGGACAGCAGCTCGGCCAGCCAGCTCTTGCCGGTGCCGGGGTCACCGATGAGCAGCAGACCCCGGTCGGAGGCGAGGGTGACGATGGACCGCTCCACGAAGCTGCGGTCACCGAACCACTTCTGCGAGACCTCCCGGTCCAGGCCGTCGGCCCGCTCGGAGCCGAGGATGAACAGCCGGACCATCTTGGGCGACAGCCGCCACGAGAAGGGCTTGGGGCTGTCGTCGATCGACTCCAGCCAGTCGAGCTCCTCGGCGTACTTGATCTCGGCAGGGGCGCGCAGCAGGTCGGACATGAGGGCGATGCCTTTCGATGGGATGATCACTACGGGGGCGGACATGGCCCCGTGATCAGGTGAGGAACGACTTGAGCTCGTGCACGAGCTTCTTGATGTGGCCGGAGATCACCGGCGTGCCGAGGTCCTTGAACTTCTCCCGGAACCACGGGTTGACGCTGCCGCGCCCGGAGCTGGTCACCGAGCCCACCGGGATGAACTTCGCCCCCGAGCGGTGGACGGCGGCCATGCTCTCGAACAGCTCGGTGTGGTGCCACTCGTAGAAGTCGGAGATCCACACCACGACGGTGTTGCGCGGCTCGGCGATCTTCGGCTGGGCGAGCGCCATCGCGACGGTGCCGTCCGTGCCGCCGCCGAGCTGGGTCCGCAGCAGCGTCTCGAACGGGTCGTGCGCCCAGGGTGTGAGGTCCAGCGCCTGGGTGTCGTAGGCGATCAGGTGGACGTCGACCTTCGGCAGCCCGGCGAAGATGGACGCCAGGATGGTGCAGTTGACCATCGAGTCGACCATCGAACCCGACTGGTCGACGACGACGATCAGCCGCTGGGGCGTGGTCTTGCGGCTGGTGTGCCGGTAATAGAGGCGGTCGACGTAGAGCCGCTCCTCCTCCGGGCTCCAGTTGGTGAGGTTCTTCCAGATGGTGCGGTCGAGGTCGAGATTGCGGTACACCCGCTTGGGCGGCACGGACCGGTCGAGCTCACCGACCGAGGCCTTCTCCACCTGGGTGCGCAGCACTTCGGTGACCTCGTCGACGTAACGCCGGATCAGCCGCTTGGCGTTGGCCAGCGCGACACCCGAGAGGTTGTCCTTGTCGCGCAGCAGCTGCTCGATCAGGGACATGCTCGGCGTCAGCCGGGAGGC
Encoded proteins:
- a CDS encoding discoidin domain-containing protein; its protein translation is MPTRTPRILLTALGTAAVLTMGTAQATPAPRQLAAAAAWDTDRAAAAYAANPAAVTASGSENAGVAAGFAFDGNGTSRWSSNFADDAWIRLDLGRNIRIDRVVLDWEAAYGKRYVLEVSKNGTDWTPFYTETAGTGGSVTAHTYPQEVTGRYVRMRGVERATPWGYSLYSFKVYGGEPAPASTTRANLALNHPAYSNLYQHAGNSPAFVTDGGWPADLKADQTRWSSDWNADRWVSVDLGARSTIDTVDLYWEAAFAVDYELQVSDDNRTWRTVYRPSAAEVASRRANVKSPGEAVGLHDSVRLPQPATGRYVRMLGKERRSFYNPAPATAQFGYSLYEFQVWGTGGSADAAYPALPADQSGAYRTTFFDDFTSAALDRSKWRVVRTGTEMGSVNGESQAYVDSTDNIRQQGGNLILEAKHCKGCTKAGGGTYDFTSGRIDTNTKFDFTYGRVSARMKLPVGDGFWPAFWLLGSNVDDPTVSWPASGETDIMENVGYADWTSTALHGPGYSADGNIGARQTYPNGGRADQWHTYAVEWTPVGMRFYVDDRLVQETSRNKLESTRGQWVFDHNQYVILNLALGGAYPAGWNKVTTPYWGLPQSSVDRVAAGGVRAEVDWVRVEQKG
- a CDS encoding VWA domain-containing protein, whose protein sequence is MSEPTVQENPEPVPDENRRQVLYWRLLARLFDPEEQASLESASVAVVEDIGLPPALLDPGASVESVVQRHPELAAEFDGLMTPGPDEDGERDRAAEVRRAALVSKVLLNVFSTGSGTVTAEQLARWQSDAGWLERALGCKPGDLRGGRGGGVGVGGGMSGGGGVSPTGTGLGGGTPDLSRLIPEIGPELGSIEGSLVKRMHLREVLADPALASRLTPSMSLIEQLLRDKDNLSGVALANAKRLIRRYVDEVTEVLRTQVEKASVGELDRSVPPKRVYRNLDLDRTIWKNLTNWSPEEERLYVDRLYYRHTSRKTTPQRLIVVVDQSGSMVDSMVNCTILASIFAGLPKVDVHLIAYDTQALDLTPWAHDPFETLLRTQLGGGTDGTVAMALAQPKIAEPRNTVVVWISDFYEWHHTELFESMAAVHRSGAKFIPVGSVTSSGRGSVNPWFREKFKDLGTPVISGHIKKLVHELKSFLT
- a CDS encoding ATP-binding protein; the encoded protein is MSDLLRAPAEIKYAEELDWLESIDDSPKPFSWRLSPKMVRLFILGSERADGLDREVSQKWFGDRSFVERSIVTLASDRGLLLIGDPGTGKSWLAELLSAAISRNSTLVVQGTAGTTEDHIKYSWNVSMVIAKGQSRESMIPSPIMTAMEGGAIGRFEELTRSTSDVQDALISILSEKYISVPELESGSGDDNIVFAKPGFSIIATANSRDRGVNDLSSALKRRFNFVRIPVVTNKKAEAEIVRFRTEELLRRHSIELDVPPTLLDVLLQSFADLRASAAAAGSDDEKLESALSTAEQIGVLEDAVLHSNFFGERALTARTLASSLVGSLTRREPEDLAILNKYLHGVVEPRSKEQGGSWPEFLEGGRDAIATLS
- a CDS encoding coagulation factor 5/8 type domain-containing protein; this encodes MPSTPPNSPASEPSGLRRRAVLGAAAAAPVLASLSGTAAAAPDRAEPRKLKGGGDLGANVIVFDPAAPGIQARLDEVFAQQESAQFGTGRYQLLFKPGTYNGLNAQIGFYTSISGLGLSPDDTTINGDITVDAGWFDGNATQNFWRSAENLAVVPVSGTNRWAVAQAAPFRRMHVRGGLNLAPSGYGWASGGYIADSRIDGTVGPYSQQQWYTRDSSVGGWTNAVWNMVFSGVEGAPAQSFPNPPYTTLDTTPRSREKPFLYLDGDKYRVFLPALRTDAHGVTWGNGTPRGTSLPLERFYVAKPGDSAATLNQALDQGLHLLLTPGIYHVDQPVRIKRAGTVVLGLGYATLIPDNGVTALKVADVDGVRLAGFLIDAGPVNSPVLLEIGPNGAARNHSADPITVQDVFIRIGGAGPGKATTSMVVNARHTIIDHTWVWRADHGDGVGWETNRCDYGVVVNGADVLATGLFVEHFNKYDVQWNGERGRTIFFQNEKAYDAPDQAAIQNGSVKGYAAYKVGDRVTTHEGWGMGSYCYYNVNPSIVQHHGFAAPNRPGVKFHGLLVVSLSGNGQYECVINDTGSPTSGTSTVPSTVVSYP